One genomic region from Ardenticatena maritima encodes:
- a CDS encoding hydantoinase/oxoprolinase family protein: MRRIGIDVGGTFTDIVLFDGETWRIDKVPTTPDDQSRAIVAVLQRLAEPLETPIVHGTTVATNALLERRGAPTALITTRGFRDVLAIGRQHRPYLYRLAQHRPPPLVPDEWRLEVPERLSADGRLIEPLDEAVVRQLAERIAASDIESLAVVLLFSFLDARHERRIAEIVREYAPDVPISLSSEILPEYREYERTATTVVNAYVCPPVRRYLTRLANGIGQRPVWLMQSNGGIVSVEQATEHAARLLLSGPAGGVVGAFHLAQIAMRTPTPHIITLDMGGTSTDVALCPGEIPTTAETEIGGVPIRLPMIDIHTVGAGGGSLARVDEGGALRIGPQSAGALPGPVCYGRGGIIPTVTDANFVAGRLDATHFLGGRGDIRPNVAAARAALAALGKPLGLSPEAAALGVLQVANAIMARAVRRVSIERGHDPREYVLVPFGGAGPLHACELADALGIRRVMVPPSPGVLSALGLLLADMASDHVQSLLISADALLHDDAPLRQTLAAVRAHVETRLAAQGIRNPSWQAWLDMRYRGQSYELSVPLALPYESGQVAQVVRAFHEMHQHRYGYAMPQEAVEVVAVRVRSVGHIPRPALPRLPAATEPVETALVGRQPVWFTHEAPHEARLYARARLQVGHQFQGPAVVVQFDSTVVVPPAWHAHVDEWGMLWLERQTG, from the coding sequence ATGAGACGGATTGGGATAGACGTTGGCGGGACGTTTACCGACATTGTTCTTTTCGACGGCGAAACCTGGCGCATTGACAAAGTTCCCACCACCCCCGACGACCAGAGCCGCGCGATTGTCGCCGTCTTGCAGCGGCTGGCGGAACCGCTGGAAACGCCGATTGTGCACGGCACAACCGTGGCGACGAATGCGCTCCTCGAACGGCGCGGCGCCCCTACCGCCCTCATCACCACGCGAGGCTTTCGCGACGTGCTGGCGATTGGACGACAGCACCGCCCATACCTCTACCGCCTGGCGCAACACCGCCCACCGCCTCTTGTGCCCGACGAGTGGCGGCTGGAAGTGCCTGAGCGGCTGAGCGCCGATGGGCGTCTCATCGAGCCGCTGGATGAAGCCGTGGTGCGGCAATTGGCGGAACGCATTGCCGCCAGCGACATCGAAAGTTTGGCGGTGGTTCTGCTCTTTTCGTTCCTCGATGCGCGGCACGAGCGGCGTATTGCCGAGATTGTGCGCGAATATGCGCCCGACGTGCCCATTTCGCTCAGTAGCGAGATTTTGCCTGAATATCGCGAGTACGAACGCACGGCGACCACGGTGGTCAATGCGTATGTGTGCCCACCCGTGCGCCGCTACCTCACGCGTTTGGCGAATGGCATTGGGCAACGCCCCGTGTGGTTGATGCAGTCGAACGGGGGCATTGTCAGCGTCGAGCAGGCGACAGAGCATGCCGCGCGGTTGCTGCTGAGTGGGCCAGCCGGTGGTGTCGTGGGGGCGTTTCACCTCGCGCAGATTGCCATGCGCACGCCCACGCCGCACATCATCACCCTTGACATGGGCGGAACGAGCACCGACGTGGCGCTTTGCCCCGGCGAAATTCCCACCACCGCCGAAACCGAGATTGGCGGTGTACCCATTCGCCTGCCCATGATTGACATCCACACCGTGGGGGCTGGGGGCGGCAGTCTGGCGCGGGTGGATGAAGGGGGCGCTTTGCGCATTGGTCCCCAAAGTGCGGGTGCTTTGCCTGGTCCTGTCTGCTATGGGCGTGGCGGCATTATCCCCACCGTAACCGACGCCAACTTTGTCGCCGGGCGGCTGGATGCAACGCATTTTCTGGGAGGGCGTGGCGACATTCGCCCCAATGTTGCCGCGGCGCGTGCGGCCTTGGCGGCATTGGGGAAACCGCTGGGACTTTCCCCCGAAGCGGCGGCGCTGGGCGTTTTGCAGGTCGCCAACGCGATCATGGCGCGCGCCGTGCGCCGCGTTTCCATTGAGCGGGGGCATGACCCGCGCGAGTATGTGCTTGTCCCCTTTGGCGGCGCGGGTCCCTTACATGCGTGCGAATTGGCGGATGCGCTGGGGATCCGCCGTGTGATGGTGCCCCCTTCCCCCGGTGTGCTGAGCGCCTTGGGACTTCTGCTTGCCGACATGGCGAGCGACCATGTGCAAAGCCTGCTCATCTCCGCCGACGCCCTGTTGCACGACGACGCCCCCTTGCGGCAGACCCTTGCCGCGGTTCGGGCGCACGTCGAAACACGGCTGGCTGCGCAAGGTATTCGCAATCCGTCCTGGCAGGCATGGCTGGATATGCGCTACCGTGGGCAGAGTTATGAACTCTCTGTGCCGCTGGCGCTTCCGTATGAAAGCGGACAGGTGGCGCAGGTGGTGCGCGCGTTTCACGAGATGCACCAACACCGCTACGGCTACGCCATGCCCCAAGAGGCCGTCGAGGTGGTGGCGGTGCGTGTGCGCAGTGTGGGGCACATTCCGCGCCCGGCGTTGCCACGCCTGCCGGCGGCGACGGAGCCGGTGGAAACGGCGCTGGTGGGGCGTCAACCCGTCTGGTTCACCCACGAAGCGCCGCATGAAGCGCGGTTGTACGCCCGTGCACGCTTGCAGGTCGGGCACCAGTTTCAGGGGCCTGCGGTGGTTGTGCAGTTCGACAGCACCGTGGTTGTTCCCCCTGCGTGGCATGCCCATGTGGACGAATGGGGCATGCTCTGGCTGGAACGTCAGACGGGCTAA
- the sucC gene encoding ADP-forming succinate--CoA ligase subunit beta: MKLHEYQSKQIFGRFGIPVPNGKVADTPEAARQIAQELGGPVVVKAQVLVGGRGKAGGVKLAKTPDEAEQRAKEILGMQIKGLPVKKVLIDPAADIREELYLGVVLDRAARRVAVMASAAGGVDIEEVAATTPEKIITVRVDPLIGLAEYQARQLAYGIGLKEKKQVGQFIKIVKALYNVFINTDASLAEINPLAIVGDEGNLMALDGKIVLDDNALFRHPDLAEMRDESEETPAEREARLNGLSYVDLDGTIGCLVNGAGLAMATMDVIKLFGGEPANFLDIGGGARAEKVAAALRIILSDPKVRAVLVNIFGGITRGDEVARGIVQAIEEVKPNVPFVVRVVGTNAEEARKILESANMITAETLAEAAQKAVEVANQAA, encoded by the coding sequence GTGAAACTGCACGAATATCAATCAAAACAGATTTTTGGCCGCTTTGGTATTCCCGTGCCAAACGGCAAAGTGGCTGATACACCAGAAGCCGCCCGCCAAATTGCGCAAGAGCTGGGTGGCCCTGTTGTGGTCAAGGCGCAGGTGCTGGTTGGTGGGCGTGGGAAAGCCGGCGGTGTCAAGCTGGCGAAAACGCCCGACGAAGCCGAACAGCGCGCCAAGGAGATTCTGGGCATGCAGATTAAAGGCTTGCCCGTCAAGAAAGTGCTGATTGACCCGGCGGCTGATATCCGCGAAGAACTTTACCTTGGCGTGGTGCTCGACCGTGCCGCGCGCCGTGTGGCGGTGATGGCGTCCGCCGCTGGTGGGGTGGATATCGAAGAAGTGGCGGCGACCACGCCCGAAAAAATCATCACCGTGCGCGTTGACCCGCTTATCGGGTTGGCGGAGTACCAGGCGCGCCAGTTGGCTTACGGTATCGGCTTGAAGGAGAAGAAGCAGGTCGGGCAATTCATCAAAATCGTCAAGGCGCTCTACAACGTCTTCATCAACACCGATGCGAGCCTGGCGGAAATCAACCCGCTGGCGATTGTGGGCGACGAAGGCAACCTCATGGCGCTTGACGGCAAAATCGTGCTTGACGACAACGCGCTCTTCCGCCATCCCGACCTTGCCGAAATGCGCGACGAAAGCGAAGAAACACCCGCCGAGCGCGAAGCACGCCTCAATGGGCTTTCCTACGTTGACCTGGACGGCACGATTGGCTGCCTGGTGAACGGCGCCGGGTTGGCGATGGCTACGATGGACGTGATCAAGCTCTTTGGCGGCGAACCCGCCAACTTCCTCGATATTGGCGGTGGTGCGCGTGCTGAAAAAGTGGCGGCGGCACTGCGCATCATCCTGAGCGACCCCAAAGTGCGCGCGGTGCTCGTCAACATCTTTGGCGGCATTACGCGCGGTGACGAAGTGGCGCGCGGTATCGTGCAAGCCATTGAGGAAGTGAAGCCCAACGTGCCGTTTGTGGTACGTGTGGTGGGCACGAATGCCGAAGAAGCGCGCAAGATTCTCGAATCGGCGAACATGATTACGGCTGAAACATTGGCCGAAGCCGCACAAAAGGCCGTTGAAGTCGCGAACCAGGCTGCCTGA
- a CDS encoding M20/M25/M40 family metallo-hydrolase — protein MQPNWDAVRDEVTRYLQALLRIDTTNPPGNELAAAEYLAGVLQAEGFDPIVLESAPGRGNLVVRLKGSGEEAPLLLMSHTDVVPAEPDKWQHPPFSGALADGYIWGRGAVDMKDTVAVFLMLMLLFKRRQDAGAPPLKRDLIFMATADEERGGHLGAGWLVKHHPDLIRAEYAINEGGGHEMRFGERRYFTVQTAEKGLARFRLTARGEPGHASIPHDKNAVVRLAETVARIGCSPLPTHITPTVRTLFLQLADDMEGEVGEFLRKAVEPEHTETCIHALPLPPIYRHLLMAMTRNTATPTVLQAGSKINVIPSEAMARVDGRVLPGFDHDTFYAELEPLLCEGVELEFEDWGPPLESPVESPLFDTIRAVLGDHEPDAGVIPWLLTGATDAKHVVQLGTKVYGFTPMRDEGDGGLMLAHQHNERISVNNLLFSTQVLYDVIDRFAGQG, from the coding sequence ATGCAGCCCAATTGGGATGCCGTTCGTGATGAAGTGACGCGCTATTTGCAAGCGCTGTTGCGCATTGATACAACCAACCCGCCCGGCAACGAGCTGGCGGCCGCCGAGTATCTGGCGGGCGTCTTGCAGGCCGAGGGGTTCGACCCCATTGTGCTGGAAAGCGCGCCAGGGCGCGGCAACCTGGTGGTGCGGCTCAAAGGCAGTGGCGAAGAAGCCCCGCTGTTGCTGATGAGCCACACCGACGTTGTGCCTGCCGAACCGGACAAATGGCAACATCCGCCGTTTAGCGGGGCGCTCGCCGATGGCTACATTTGGGGGCGCGGCGCGGTGGACATGAAAGACACCGTGGCTGTGTTCCTCATGCTCATGTTGCTCTTCAAGCGGCGGCAGGATGCAGGCGCACCACCCCTCAAACGCGACCTCATCTTCATGGCAACCGCCGACGAAGAGCGGGGTGGACACCTCGGCGCGGGGTGGCTGGTCAAACACCATCCCGACCTCATTCGGGCTGAATACGCCATCAACGAGGGGGGCGGGCATGAAATGCGCTTTGGCGAACGGCGTTACTTCACCGTCCAGACCGCCGAGAAAGGGCTGGCGCGTTTTCGCCTGACGGCGCGCGGCGAACCGGGGCATGCCAGCATTCCCCACGACAAAAACGCCGTTGTGCGCCTGGCGGAAACGGTCGCCCGCATTGGGTGCTCGCCCTTGCCCACGCACATCACGCCCACGGTGCGCACGCTCTTCTTGCAACTTGCCGACGACATGGAAGGCGAAGTGGGCGAATTCTTGCGCAAAGCCGTCGAGCCGGAACATACCGAAACGTGCATTCATGCGTTGCCGTTGCCGCCCATCTATCGCCATTTGCTGATGGCGATGACGCGCAACACGGCGACGCCGACCGTGCTGCAAGCCGGGAGCAAAATCAACGTCATTCCGAGCGAGGCGATGGCGCGTGTGGATGGGCGCGTGCTCCCCGGTTTCGACCACGACACATTCTACGCCGAATTGGAGCCGCTTTTGTGCGAAGGCGTGGAACTTGAATTTGAAGACTGGGGACCACCGCTCGAATCACCCGTCGAATCGCCGCTTTTCGATACCATTCGCGCCGTGCTGGGCGACCACGAGCCGGACGCCGGCGTCATCCCGTGGTTGCTCACCGGGGCGACGGACGCCAAGCATGTGGTGCAATTGGGCACGAAGGTGTACGGCTTCACCCCCATGCGCGACGAAGGCGACGGGGGCTTGATGCTGGCGCACCAGCACAACGAGCGTATTTCCGTGAACAATTTGCTCTTTAGCACACAAGTTCTTTACGACGTGATTGACCGCTTTGCCGGTCAAGGTTGA